One genomic window of Pelmatolapia mariae isolate MD_Pm_ZW linkage group LG5, Pm_UMD_F_2, whole genome shotgun sequence includes the following:
- the LOC134627389 gene encoding inhibin beta B chain, with product MAMSLSLSAFLLLAPLLFKGLWVSGSPGCASCRLSAMDKDAEERMMIEFAKQQLLDKLHLKEKPNITHTVPRVALLTALRKLHSGRVRQDGTIELENSIPTRDQGYEIVSFADINDAKSSDKASLSLTFQFLQERGQSIQVLQSSLWIYARASEDPQRNSRLLAQVFLSADGDISGSNRTLVMEKMLHVKESNWHTFSVTHTLQTFLDGGQHRLQLEVTCEEDGQNLCSLDSSAETPYQPFLVAQVRLRDDHSKHLLRKRSVRCGDDVTVCCKRDFYIKFKDIQWDEWIIAPEGYHMNYCMGHCPQHLSGSPGIASSFHATVFSQLKVNGINTATASCCVPTERRPLSMVYFNSQHSIVKTDVPDMIVETCGCT from the exons ATGGCCATGTCTTTGTCACTCTCAGCGTTCCTCCTGTTGGCACCGTTGCTGTTTAAGGGTCTCTGGGTCAGTGGCTCCCCGGGCTGCGCGTCTTGCAGGTTGTCAGCGATGGATAAGGACGCAGAGGAAAGGATGATGATAGAATTCGCCAAGCAGCAACTTTTGGACAAACTGCACCTGAAAGAGAAACCAAACATCACTCACACCGTGCCCAGGGTCGCGCTCCTCACGGCACTGCGCAAACTTCACTCGGGGCGCGTCAGACAGGATGGTACCATTGAACTAGAAAACAGTATACCAACCAGAGATCAAGGCTATGAAATAGTGAGCTTTGCAGATATAA ATGATGCAAAGAGCAGTGACAAGGCAAGCCTTAGCCTTACCTTTCAGTTTCTGCAGGAACGTGGCCAAAGTATCCAGGTCCTCCAGTCCTCTTTGTGGATCTATGCCCGTGCCTCTGAGGACCCACAACGGAACTCTCGTCTCCTTGCCCAGGTTTTCCTCTCCGCAGATGGTGACATCTCAGGCTCTAATCGGACCTTGGTGATGGAAAAGATGTTGCACGTCAAGGAGAGTAACTGGCACACTTTCTCCGTCACCCACACCCTGCAAACCTTCTTGGACGGGGGTCAACATCGGCTGCAGCTGGAGGTCACCTGTGAAGAAGACGGACAGAACCTTTGCTCCCTAGATAGCTCTGCTGAAACCCCCTACCAGCCCTTCCTGGTGGCTCAGGTGCGTCTCCGTGATGACCACTCCAAGCATTTGCTCAGGAAGCGCTCAGTGCGTTGCGGTGATGATGTAACAGTCTGCTGCAAGAGAGACTTCTACATCAAGTTTAAAGACATCCAGTGGGATGAGTGGATCATTGCACCTGAAGGCTACCATATGAACTACTGCATGGGACATTGCCCCCAACATCTGTCTGGTTCCCCAGGTATAGCATCCTCATTCCATGCCACTGTCTTCAGCCAACTCAAAGTCAATGGTATTAACACAGCTACAGCCTCATGCTGCGTTCCCACAGAGCGTCGACCACTCTCCATGGTTTACTTCAACTCTCAGCACAGCATTGTCAAAACAGATGTCCCTGACATGATAGTGGAGACCTGTGGATGCACATAA